ggatcttaaaaataaaaataacatctatatatttaatcCGATTGAAATTTTAAGTTTACATGTTAAAGTTCTTAAATCttactatttagtatttaccaATATTTTTGCTGCGAATAATTCTTAAATGATTTTGGATGGATTCATAGACTGAATATTGACTGTATAGAGTATTGggtattgaccaaaaaaagactAAGTATTAAGTAACTGAATGTATACTGAAGATTAATCAATTGTCTTTTTGCGATCAcgctcaaattttttttcatattattttatcttgAATGTTTTTCAATGAGGTTACCAACTTACCATTGTAGGTCTTTTCATCTCTTCattagctctctctctttttttttttttttctcatttattattttattatcaaaatttaaaagcaaCATACTAGAAATCACATAACTTGAAAGTTCAACTACTTATGAATATAGCTAATCATGGGAGCAACAACATCGTGGAGGATTTCCATCACAGTATCCATGCTTGTATCCCACCTTCCCAGTACAGTCATGGAAGCATGCATGATTATCAAGTAAACCTTCACATTTAAAAAGGCATAGACGAGATTCGGCTGGTTCGACCACTGCacatatacacacatacatgtaattttctattattaattctatatacgtttaagaaaagaaaaatgtgtgaAATTATTGTTGAAGAAGTGATCaaagatgattaaaaaataacaaaaataaatcaaaatcttctaagAAAACAACATACCTGACCCACCCAAAACGTTGTAATAAGACGATGAAATTGTCAATAccacaagaaaaacaattacAGATGTCTTTGTGATAGTACCCATTATATACTAAGAAATTGTGTtctctgatttcttttttttttttgttaagagttTTGTTTATCTACTTCTCTCCAAAACTCTCACTTTTCTACTGTCTTTGCAAAATTAATtggatcttctatatatatatatatatatatatatatatatagaagatccaATTAATTTTGCAAAGACAGTAGAAAAGTGAGAGTTTTGGAGAGAAGTAGATAAACAAaactcttaacaaaaaaaaaaaagaaatcagagaACACAATTTCTTAGTATATAATGGGTACTATCACAAAGACATCTgtaattgtttttcttgtggTATTGACAATTTCATCGTCTTATTACAACGTTTTGGGTGGGTCAGGTATGTTGTTTTcttagaagattttgatttatttttgttattttttaatcatctttGATCACTTCTTCAACAATAATTtcacacatttttcttttcttaaacgtatatagaattaataatagaaaattacatgtatgtgtgtatatgtGCAGTGGTCGAACCAGCCGAATCTCGTCTATGCCTTTTTAAATGTGAAGGTTTACTTGATAATCATGCATGCTTCCATGACTGTACTGGGAAGGTGGGATACAAGCATGGATACTGTGATGGAAATCCTCCACGATGTTGTTGCTCCCANtggaaaaaataattaactatatcaacatatatttgTATTGATCACATGCCAATCACCTTGATTGCAACTTGCAAGACCATATAAGACCATTAATGGATAAAAATCATGTGGAGTTTGACTAAAATTGATTATGTATAATTAACTATAAATCTGAGTATCTGactatttaaattaaatttgactAGACAATAAATGTGAGCATATTAGAATAAGTAAAATATCTACAGTCTCTTTATAAatgatcttttaaaaaatagaattaaatctataaatttaatcaaattgaagttttaattttaaattttaaaattttatttaccaaTATTTTTGCTGAAGTCCATAGACTGAGTATTGATTGAGTAACTGAGCAAGTATACTTAAGATTAAGAAATTGTCCTTTTTGTCATCACgctcaaattttgttttcatgttaGTTATTTGAATGTTTTTCAATGATACGTAGTAGTAACCATGTCTTTATAGTGATTTTTGGAAGGTTGACTATGTAAATCCACATAATTTCAGGAAGTTTTCTCAgtagaaattaattttaaattatgatttgcTGATGTTGTTGAACACTGGAACCCTAATTTGGGGTTGAGATGCTAGGGGAGGAGATGATGGTGTTTAAGATACATCTTGCTTCGTTtctgttgatatatatatttgaagggCTATTAAGTTTGGCTTACAATTTATAATTGGTTGGGGGAGGAGACTGCATGTGTTATCTTCTTATATATCTCTCTATTACCTCATTATTTTTGTCCATTCTTATTATCAAGAACTGAAAAGCAACAATTAAGGAAGTTcaccttttatatataaaatcacatACTACAAGAACGTAGAACTTAATGCTTAAGTCGCCAATTACTTATGAATATAGCTAGTCGTGGCCTCACGGGTACAACAACAACGTGGAGGAGTTCCGATACAATATCCATTCTTGTAACCCTTTTTCAAACTACAGTCATGGAAACATGCATGATCATCCAATAAACCTCCACATTTGAAAATGCATGGACCAGATCCGCCCACTGCACATATATACAATTCcacattaataatataattctatACATACATTAATATTGCTTTTGAAATGATCAAGGGTAACTGgaaagtaaccaaaaaaaattattctaaaagAAACAACATACCTGATATCGCTAAAACGTTGTAAGAAGAAAACGATATTGTCAAGACTGTTAGAAAAACAGTTATAGACCTTTTTGTGACACCCATTATATATACCAAGAAATTTGCGTTCtatgttttcttagttttttttttgtgaaaggtTGTTTATCTACTTTTtctactatatttttatttaattggatatatatatatatatatatatatgataaaagagagattttcatttatttttattgtctttTCAAAATGGAGAGAATCCCAAAACTACTATAACTGAATATATCAAAAGTTAATGAtggaaatcaaaatcatatttgatTAATGTGGAGTTTGACTAAAATTGATTATGTATCATGCATTGAcgatatatttgattattttaattatatttgacTAGATAATAAATGTGAGCATGTTAGAAAAGCAAGTACAGATATTTAGacagtttttatataaatggaTCTTTAAGCAATATAAtcgatttttaaaaaacgtaatctaaaatattattttgtaatcttaCAGTTTAAAGCTTATTTTACCAATATTTTTAATGTTGCCAAATTTGATCagttaatgattttataaatgtGTAAGAGAAATAATATGTTCATTCATTCCAGTGCATAAAATGTATAAACATCACTCGAGGGGGGAGACATGAGCTTTCGTCAAAATAAGTTCTGACATATTTAGATCAAAAAACTAACGATTATCTGATCATGTAATTAAGGCCCACATTGTAAATGTTGAGTAAGGCccataatattaattaatgatctgattatttttaatcaatataattgttttatttgttatgaGAGAGGGGGGGTATTTAAGtatgatttaattttagtattaataAAGAACccttttttgttatctttggtATCAGTATGATTTAATTTCAGTATTAATTTATCTACTCCTtaccataaaaaaagaaaagaaaaagattttatCTACTAAACAGATGTATTATTaaagttttatgatttatgGTTTTGGAGGAAGAATTTGTTGtctctactttttgttttttttttttttaatttattgaatataGATAATTTGTAATAAGTCTTGGGAAAGGTTTTTTGATGTATTCGATGAATAGAATTCGTGTAAGAAACATATTGACCAGAGGACATGTTGATAAATTCGTGTAAATATTAGTAACATATTATCAGATGTCACAATTGTATATGTTTATTAGGTTTGTGTCAACGGGGTTaggcctctctctctctctctctctaaaaaacgATTTTTAGAAATCATAGCACTCTaattaataagtaaaataacataacttttaaactttaaattgtaattacttcataaaataaataattaaatattagcctttttcctctctctctctctctctctctctctctcttctctttctcagttTTTGTTTACTGGGGGGTTGTGTAATTTCCCGGCAacggaaggaggaggaggaggaagagtgtAAGCAATAAATTCCTCTTCTTCTACGAAAACATTtgcctcttctcttctcccctctttttttttttttgcttctccgATTCTTTTCCCTttcgtttcttgttttgtttctcttaaagcttcttcttttatttcttgttaatGGTTTCCTCCATCATCGCAGGTACTACTACTAACTTATTTACTCAATTTCTGCAAAATCGGTTCATATGAAGTTTTTGTGTTATGATTCATATGAAGTTTTTGTATTcctttatttgtttgatttctcCTCTTCATGTAGTTTTGATTGTGATTGTTCTGGgtttttttaaagctttgattttttttagtttcttgatgTTTTGTCGCCACAAGCAACaaaagcttctctttttttttttttgttgtctattCATCGAGTTGACCAACGTAACTGAAGAGatttcatggtttttttttccttcgatTCTGTTTCTGCTTGTTCTTGATTAGGAAAGACAACAGTAGTAGCTTGTGTTATATCATAAGTTCGAGAACTCATGATCTTAGAAAGTAAAGGTTCTGTTTTTATGTGAATTGTCATAGGATTCACATATATAGTTTGTCTctggttgttttgtttgtagttgCAGAAGGCAAAAAGATGGAGCTAGAACCCAAGGAATCACTATCTGCTGGTATCATAagattctttctttgtttcctttttgttttggttcttttaCTATTTGATATCTAATTTATTTGGCTATTGTGTCAAATCTAGACATGCCATCTTTGCTGAGTAGATCATCTGAGACTTTTATTGGAGGCACTAGATATCGTTTTGCAAGTGATCTTAGCATGTTCTCAAGCTCATTGCCTACTCTTTTTCATGATAAGCGTATGTCCTAGCTTCTTTTAGTGATTCAATATGATGGAATCTTGATTTACCTGGATTCACTGCTAATatcttttttactgttttgtttttgacaaaCTTGCAGTGAATATGACTGATTCAGATAGTTGGCTCTCCTTTGATGATAACTCACCCATTCTGAACAAACTTGCCATAGGTAACTCAGAGAAAGATTCTTTGGAAGATGCTGAACCTGATTCTTTTCTCCCTGAGGATGAAAATGAGCTCCTTCCTGGCCTTATTGATGAGCTTAATTTTACCGGGTTGCCTGATGAACTTGAAGACCTCGAAGAGTGTGATGTCTTTTGCACGGGAGGGGGTATGGAGTTGGATCTTGAATCCCAGGATAATCATGCTGTTGATGTGTCAGGGTTGCAGATATCTGATCGCGCTGCTGCAAATGCATTTGCTCCTCGTAAACGTCCCAATACGTCTGGCAGGGTTTCAGTAGAACATCCAAACGGTGAACATCCTTCAAGGACATTATTTGTAAGAAATATCAACAGTAGTGTTGAGGATTCTGAGTTAAGCGCCCTTTTTGAGGTAACGCATACTTTTCTCATTAGTCTTAACTCATTTACCATCGAGGCTTGCTTGCCTTTGCTGACTTGATTTCTACTTGTCCCCAGCCCTTTGGGGAGATCAGAAGTTTGTATACTGCATGCAAAAGCAGGGGTTTTGTTATGATATCCTACTATGATATCCGAGCTGCTCATGCCGCAATGCGTGCACTACAGAACACACTCTTACGAAAAAGGACACTGGACATTCACTTTTCGATTCCTAAAGTATGGTCTAGGAGAACTATTCTTGCTTTGAAGTTTCAGCTTTCCATTAGTACTTTTCTAATCATCAGGTTACTACCACATGGTAGGAAAATCCGTCAGAGAAGGATATGAATCAAGGGACTCTTGTGATTTTTAATGTGGACACAACAATATCGAACGATGAGCTACTTCAGCTGTTCGGTGCCTATGGTGAAATAAGAGAGGTAATTTATGTTTCTTAGGTCAACTTGTATTTTCAAATGTGCATTTACTATGCAATGGCTTATCTTAGatattcttctctttgtttggtATTTAATGTATCAAAATCATCCACTGATTGATTCTTTTCTTGTAAATGCAGATTAGAGAGACCCCGAACAGGAGATTCCACAGGTTCATTGAGTACTATGACGTTAGAGATGCAGAGACAGCCCTGAAAGCACTGAACAGAAGCGAGATAGGTGGTAAATGTATAAAGCTCGAACTTAGCCGCCCTGGAGGGGTTCGTCGACTGTGAGTTGCCTGCACTTTGTATATTTCCAAGAACTGAGTATATTCTTATATACACAGTGCACTGAAACTATATGTATGCAGCTCGGTTCCATCACAAAGTCAGCAAGATTTGGACAGACACGAAGTTACAAATTTCTTCAATCAAGTAGGTTCACAAGTTGCTAATTCCCCACCAGGTAATTTCATAttgatcatttctttttttctttttttctctccattgGTTAGCTTGCCTTGTCAGGAATTCATTCAATCTATTTAACAGGTAACTGGCCAATTGGTAGCCCAGTGAAGGGCTCTCCTTCGCATGCCTTTCCATTGCCACATGGTCTAGGAATGGTCAGGCCAGTTAACTCAGATAATATGCCTGGGCTGGCTTCAATTCTTCCTTCTCATCCCTCTAGCTTTCACGGGTTTTCACCAGTCAATAATAATGACCAAGGGCTATTGAATCATCCAAACCAAACTATCCTGAACAAGGGTTTGATGCACAACGTTTCCTATGGGCAACCCCATTCATTGCCAGAGCATATAGCAGGGGGGATTTCCAACTCCATGAGGTTTGCTGCTCCACACACCTCAGGATTTGGGACTTCATCTGATCACCGCTATCGCTGGGGAAGCCCTCCTCAGCATATGAATTATCCTGGTTACACTGGANNNNNNNNNNNNTTTTCACCAGTCAATAATAATGACCAAGGGCTATTGAATCATCCAAACCAAACTATCCTGAACAAGGGTTTGATGCACAACGTTTCCTATGGGCAACCCCATTCATTGCCAGAGCATATAGCAGGGGGGATTTCCAACTCCATGAGGTTTGCTGCTCCACACACCTCAGGATTTGGGACTTCATCTGATCACCGCTATCGCTGGGGAAGCCCTCCTCAGCATATGAATTATCCTGGTTACATTGGAgtgtcgtcgtcatcatcatcatcatctactgAACGTCCTTTCCCTGTCAGGAGTGGTTTTCCATTTGCTGAGAGACAAGTTTCATTGCTTGGAAAATACCAGCATCATGTGGGCTCTGCTCCCTCAAGCATTCATTTTAATACCCATATGAATCGCTACCCAGGATCAACAGAGATACCCCTTGGATTTGGTGATATGGGAATCAGCAAAAACTACATCAATGCTCATAGAAAACCAGGCCTTGGTGTTAGTCTACCGGGAAACTATAGCGAACGGGATTTCACTGGCTTTGGCATGTCTTCAATGCCTACAGCTCCTTTCGGTGGGAATAGAGGATTACAAAGGCCTGAGCCTTTTGCTGAGCAGGGTAGGATCCATAACCAGGAGACTCACAATCAGAATCAGTTCATAGATGGTGGGAGATATCATATTGACTTAGATAAAGTTGGTAGTGGAGATGATATGCGGACTACATTAATCATTAAAAACATCCCAAATAAGTAAGCGTTATATTGATCTCAATCTAAGATCTTCTTTAAGGTACactttgttatatgttttaacTCTCAAATGCTTTGTATTTTAAGGTATACTTACAAGATGCTGGTGGCTGAAGTTGACGAAAAGCATAAGGGAGACTATGACTTTCTGTGCTTACCTATAGACGTTAAGGTACTATACTATAAGAGAGTGGACTCATTATGCTTTTGTATGACCTGAGAACTTACTGACGATCAAGCTTTTTTCCTGGATACAGAATAAATGCAACATGGGTCACGCTTTTATCAACATGGTGTCTCCATTGCACATCGTTCCCTTCCAACaggtttttacctttttctcttCACTATTGACCATGTATTGTGGGATATGGTAATTTTCCGATTCAGTGGCTTGAGATTGTTATAGTTAACAGATTATACGTACTGTGTGTTTCTGCAGACCTTCAATGGTAAAATATGGGAGAAATTCAACAGTGGGAAAGCTGCTTCATTGGCATATGCAGAGATCCAAGGGAAGTCTGCTCTTGCTTCATGCATGCAGACTCCAAGTCCTATGAAGGAAGAAAAGCAATTGTTTCCAGAAGTCTCCCACCATGATGACGGTCAAGACTCCAATGGTCACGTAAGTTATTAAATacaaaatcctctgtttcttgataaATGGAATCAAAATGCAGTCTCTTTAGAGTCTTAAGTCCACCAATTTGAACTTGTATTTATGGATCATACAGGAGCAACTCTTTTCAAGCATATGGAACATAGCTGTGCCTGATTCAGATTGGTCTTACACAACGGATCTTATCGAGAATCTGAGAGAAAACGGTAACTCCAAGAACGTTGCAGAAGAGTCCTCTTAAAGCCACACTAGCTGGAAACTCTAACCCACCATCAATGGTAAACTAAGTGTACAGATCTGGCGCAGTTATGGAAGAAACAGATGTAAAGTCTTAAAAGCTTGTTTTTTCCCACGGAACAAAGTAACCGGGTTTTAGGGATTACTTCacgccacaaaaaaaaaaacccgatctAAAGACATCCCTATTAGTACATTACGATTTATTCAGAACTTGTCCTTGTCagtaatgtgtatatataacatCCTCTTGCGTGTACATTATCCTTTCCATGTGAAAGACATGATCAGAATTTAGTTGTCCATTACAATAGATTCGTTATATGTCTCTGTCTCAATTCGTTACCATTACAAAACCGTAACACGactctctctccctctatctCAATGTAGACACCTGTCCATATTGTGTCAATGGCGGATCAGACTCTTCTTCAACCTTTCCTAGCCACCAAACCCACTACCGAAAGCTCAACATCGGAATCAGATTCAAGTATTCTTCTACGGATTTTCACTGTAATTCTCGTTGGAGCAATCTCCTTGTGGGCAAACCATGAGGCCTCAAAAGGTTTCTCCATAACTATCATCAACGATGCTAAAGATTCTCCTTCCGGTAAAAGATTCGCCCTCTTCTTCGAATCTGATGACACCGCAGTGCGGATTTTGCTTGATACGAGCTACTTTGTAGAGAGGTTTCTCTACGAGGGTGTTCCTCATCGTCTCCGGAAGCCTGTAAACCACGTGACGGTCCGATTCTGTGGAAACAGCAGTGATGAAGTCGAGAAGTTCTTGGTAACTTCAGGTGCAAGTCATGGAGAGTATGTGATCAGATTAAGCTCATCGTCTTTAATGGAAAGAAGAACGTTTAGCAACGCTGTGGAATCTGCATTGCAACGTTCTATGGTTAGGATATGGCTATGGAGAGACGAGTCGGGAGCTTCGCCGGAGCTTGTCGCCGGCATGGTGGAGTATTTGGCCGTGGAGGGACGAAAACGAAGTCATTTTGGTATGTTAGGTGGTGGGCATTGGAAGGATAAGGAGTCTAAGTCTGTGTCTGTGGTTAGCTTCTTGGATTACTGTGAACGACGTAGCGAAGGGTTCATCCGACGGCTGAACCATGGGATGAGACTTAGATGGAATGATCGGATGGTGGATCTGGCTTCGAGTGGTGCGTGTGATTCACGTAACGATGTGTTGCGTTAGCTTAAGATGGAGGACAGTGGGATGGATTATTGAGAGCCGAACATGACTGGTTCTCGTGCTGTCGTGTGTACACACATGGCTCCACGTCATtatttatgtgtatataattcaacttctttaaaattttatcggaaaattgatattttctttctctcgaGTGAATATAAGTTTAAAAGTAATGAAGTTAATATATGTTTGGTGACTTTGGTCTTGTTGATTAATCATTATTGGAGCACAATATTGGTGAGTGGaaacttttggttttgttaagaCTATTACTATCAAATTGACCAAGTTCTTGCCAACAAGAGAGTTGTAAGAGTAGGATTAGGGACATAGGgacctatatataatatttttatgagCTAGTAATTTGCAGTGTCAGTGTCAAAAGGTCATAGTCACACTAATcaaggtttaattttaatattgcaGAGTAATCAAAGGTTTTGACCTcatcaaatacattggattagATTTCTTTATGTTAAGTTCAAATATCTTTCggttcaaaattataaaatttctcaaattaaTCATCTATTAAGGAAAATGAAAGCAGAATTATATAGTCAAATGTTACTCTTTCTGAATGTATGACTAATGCATATTTGGGCTAATTGAGTTGGTTCATGTCGTTCAAGaagtttaaataaaacaaaaagtaataaaagttTAACCATTGAGTTACAGAGTAGCATATGTTTTCATTCTTGCTAATTTCTCACTTATAAGCAGGCCTAGCTAGCTTTGAGAACATTCCAAAAAAGGTTGAGATTATAGTTCTTTTgccacattatatttttttctgcaacCAAAATTAAGTTGAAGATAATGAACCAATTTGTTCTGTCTtgaatatatgttagaaaaatctCACATCAACAAGTGTAAGAGATGTAATGTGGTCTATAAGATCAAACTTTCTTGATCTTGCAGATCTAAGAGACGACAAGCAGTTCCAATTGAATTATCCAGCTGCTTGCACAATCTACACAGAACAAATATGTTCTTTTAAAGTTTGTTCTTCATTGTATACGATCAAGAACCATGTTAAGAATCAAACACAACTGGTAGCTAACTAGCTATGATGCTCAAAGTTACATTTTACAATTAGACCAAATACTTTGCAGCCCAATCTGCTAAAgtgttgtgatgatgatgatggtgatttTTCAGAACGTCAAAGCGGTATTTGATGCAGCTAATAAAAGTAATTTTACAACCTCCTACAAAGACTCAAGAGAAAGATTGGTTTATGTCATGTTCTTTGAATGGTTTACTCAAATCTCTAGCTGTgggatattttaaatattttttgaacgACTCTTGCAGATCAAAATTTTGAGATTAGTCGTATGTTTCCTTATTGGAGTTTGATCTTGTAGTAGATAGAGTTGTAGCAGAGTTTGATCTTTTAAGCTAAGTCTCATGCTCATCTATGTCTAAGCCAACATATATAAACCGGATTTAACCGACTAAATCTATTGGGGAGAAGAAACCGAAATTTGGTTTTTGGCTTATATAAGCGAAACCAAATTGAATTAAACCTCAATTCCTTCGAAATGTTCACTCACTTGAACTCTCGATTTATGATGCAAGACCATGTTAACAAATAACAATCATGCTCTTTTATAATCTCGTAGATTGTTTCCCAAAGGtcaaaaactaagaaaatagaaaggAACATTAGCGTATTTataaaagagcaaaaaaaagagagaaaaattggGTTAATAAATTCTGCCATGTATTTTGGCTATACTGTATTTGCTATCTTTAAACCGGTTTTAACAGACTAAAACAGAATCGGAGAAAAATAAACCGGTTATGGTTCTTTGGCTatataaacagagaaacaaagatTGAATAAAAAATCGCAATTCATGTGAAAGATTGAAAAGCTTCTCTTTATTctcaagtttccttttttttaatctctctctggTCTTCTCTTTCAAACTAAACTCCATGACTACTACTAACGTCGCCGTTTCTAACCGCGACAATCGTCACAAACCACCGCAAGAAACCAACCAACCGCCAATGTCGTCGCAGTCATCGTTTACGTCACTGCCACGCGACCTCGTTTTGAACATCTTAGTCCGCCTACCAAAACGGTTATACCCAATCCTCTGTTGCGTCTCCAAGAACTTGCGTAGTCTTGTTCGCTCGGATGAGATTCAAGAGACTCGATCTTCCCACGGAAAAGATTCTCTTTATTTCTGCGTCAAGGACGGaactatagatgaagaaaatatttttacctATACGTATCACTGCCACTGGTTCAATCTCCGCAGGGTTGAGAAAAGTAACACTGAGAATGTCCTCGTCTCCGTCGATTTCTCTTTCCTTCCGGAGCCTTGTCGTCGCTCTACTTCCGTCGTCGCCTATGGTCCTGAGATGTTCTTCATTCCCGGAACTAATCATTACTCAACAAGCTTTAGGATCTTTGACACCCAATCTGGAAATGTTCGTCAAGGACCTAGTTTGATAGCGTATCGAACTTACAATTGCGTAGCACTAGTCGGGGGTAAGATCTATGTGATCGGAGGAGGATGCAGAGAAGACGATCCTATAGCGGAAAGCTTTAATCTAAAGACGGAAGCTTGGGAACCAGCTCTGTGTCCCCATGACGAAGAGAGTCGCATATGGATTCATGGGATAGGTGCTCCACTAGACAGAAAGGTTTGTGCTGTAAGCTTAGTCCAAGGCCTGACATGTTACGATACTAGAGATGGTTCTTGTGAGTCATCTGAGTTGCCTTTTGGAATATGGTGGAAGTCAGGAGTTTGTGTTATTGACAATGTGCTCTAAGTTTACTTCTCTAGTTACGGTTTAATGTGGTATGACACTGAACTGAGGCTATGGAGAgtggtttatgatttggatCTTGGCAAACCTCAAGGCGTTGCAATGGCTGAATACTATGGGAAGTTGGCGTTTCTATGGGAGAAACCAAGTCTTCTTTTTCGTGGAAGCAAAGAGATTTGGTGTAGAATGATTGGCTTGGCTAGGAGTGAAGAAGGATTCAATGGAGCTGCAGAACCGTCTCAACTTCTCCGGATTGTTCCTCGCACCTTTAGTTTTCACCATTGTCTGTCGGTTGGTTGAACTCGAGATCTATTGTTGACAATAAATGTTTAGTACTCTCTTTGGTGTAGAATGATTGTTTTGGATAGGAGTGAAGTAAGGATTCATTAGACTGTAGAACCATCTCAACTTCTCGGTGTTGTTCCTCGAGTCGAGGCTTAATAGATTGCAGCATTATTGTCTTTCTCTTTAGGTTGATACTTGATTGTAAATGATGATATTTTCGTTACTCATTTGATTAAGTTTCAATACAGTTTGCATGTAGTCTCCAGGATTATGAATGTGC
The sequence above is drawn from the Camelina sativa cultivar DH55 chromosome 4, Cs, whole genome shotgun sequence genome and encodes:
- the LOC104782803 gene encoding protein MEI2-like 2 isoform X1, with the protein product MVSSIIAVAEGKKMELEPKESLSADMPSLLSRSSETFIGGTRYRFASDLSMFSSSLPTLFHDKLNMTDSDSWLSFDDNSPILNKLAIGNSEKDSLEDAEPDSFLPEDENELLPGLIDELNFTGLPDELEDLEECDVFCTGGGMELDLESQDNHAVDVSGLQISDRAAANAFAPRKRPNTSGRVSVEHPNGEHPSRTLFVRNINSSVEDSELSALFEPFGEIRSLYTACKSRGFVMISYYDIRAAHAAMRALQNTLLRKRTLDIHFSIPKENPSEKDMNQGTLVIFNVDTTISNDELLQLFGAYGEIREIRETPNRRFHRFIEYYDVRDAETALKALNRSEIGGKCIKLELSRPGGVRRLSVPSQSQQDLDRHEVTNFFNQVGSQVANSPPGNWPIGSPVKGSPSHAFPLPHGLGMVRPVNSDNMPGLASILPSHPSSFHGFSPVNNNDQGLLNHPNQTILNKGLMHNVSYGQPHSLPEHIAGGISNSMRFAAPHTSGFGTSSDHRYRWGSPPQHMNYPGYIGVSSSSSSSSTERPFPVRSGFPFAERQVSLLGKYQHHVGSAPSSIHFNTHMNRYPGSTEIPLGFGDMGISKNYINAHRKPGLGVSLPGNYSERDFTGFGMSSMPTAPFGGNRGLQRPEPFAEQGRIHNQETHNQNQFIDGGRYHIDLDKVGSGDDMRTTLIIKNIPNKYTYKMLVAEVDEKHKGDYDFLCLPIDVKNKCNMGHAFINMVSPLHIVPFQQTFNGKIWEKFNSGKAASLAYAEIQGKSALASCMQTPSPMKEEKQLFPEVSHHDDGQDSNGHEQLFSSIWNIAVPDSDWSYTTDLIENLRENGNSKNVAEESS
- the LOC104782803 gene encoding protein MEI2-like 2 isoform X2, with translation MVSSIIAVAEGKKMELEPKESLSADMPSLLSRSSETFIGGTRYRFASDLSMFSSSLPTLFHDKLNMTDSDSWLSFDDNSPILNKLAIGNSEKDSLEDAEPDSFLPEDENELLPGLIDELNFTGLPDELEDLEECDVFCTGGGMELDLESQDNHAVDVSGLQISDRAAANAFAPRKRPNTSGRVSVEHPNGEHPSRTLFVRNINSSVEDSELSALFEPFGEIRSLYTACKSRGFVMISYYDIRAAHAAMRALQNTLLRKRTLDIHFSIPKENPSEKDMNQGTLVIFNVDTTISNDELLQLFGAYGEIREIRETPNRRFHRFIEYYDVRDAETALKALNRSEIGGKCIKLELSRPGGVRRLSVPSQSQQDLDRHEVTNFFNQVGSQVANSPPGNWPIGSPVKGSPSHAFPLPHGLGMVRPVNSDNMPGLASILPSHPSSFHGFSPVNNNDQGLLNHPNQTILNKGLMHNVSYGQPHSLPEHIAGGISNSMRFAAPHTSGFGTSSDHRYRWGSPPQHMNYPGYIGVSSSSSSSSTERPFPVRSGFPFAERQVSLLGKYQHHVGSAPSSIHFNTHMNRYPGSTEIPLGFGDMGISKNYINAHRKPGLGVSLPGNYSERDFTGFGMSSMPTAPFGGNRGLQRPEPFAEQGRIHNQETHNQNQFIDGGRYHIDLDKVGSGDDMRTTLIIKNIPNKYTYKMLVAEVDEKHKGDYDFLCLPIDVKNKCNMGHAFINMVSPLHIVPFQQTFNGKIWEKFNSGKAASLAYAEIQGKSALASCMQTPSPMKEEKQLFPEVSHHDDGQDSNGHEQLFSSIWNIAVPDSDWSYTTDLIENLRENGNSKNVAEESS
- the LOC104782802 gene encoding uncharacterized protein LOC104782802; this encodes MADQTLLQPFLATKPTTESSTSESDSSILLRIFTVILVGAISLWANHEASKGFSITIINDAKDSPSGKRFALFFESDDTAVRILLDTSYFVERFLYEGVPHRLRKPVNHVTVRFCGNSSDEVEKFLVTSGASHGEYVIRLSSSSLMERRTFSNAVESALQRSMVRIWLWRDESGASPELVAGMVEYLAVEGRKRSHFGMLGGGHWKDKESKSVSVVSFLDYCERRSEGFIRRLNHGMRLRWNDRMVDLASSGACDSRNDVLR